The sequence TGGAACTCGTGCACAACTTTTCGCTCCTGCACGACGACGTCATGGACGGAGACACCGAACGCCGCCACCGTCCCACCGTGTGGGCGTTGTTCGGAACGCCTGCCGCGATCCTCGCGGGCGACGCTCTGCTGGCACTCGCCGTCGAGGTGCTGGAGGCGACGGGTGATCTCGCGGCGGGCCGGTGCCTCACCAGCGCCGTGCGCAGGCTGATCGAGGGGCAGACGGCGGACATCGACTTCGAGGGGCGCGCTCTCGTCGGGGTCGAGGAGTGCCTGCGCATGGAGGACGGCAAGACGGCGTCGTTGATGTCGTGTGCCGCCGAACTCGGCGCGTTGCTGGGTGGCGGCGACGAGGCGGGCGTCGCGGCGCTCGGCCGGTTCGGACGCAACCTCGGCATGGGTTTCCAGCTCGTCGATGACCTGCTCGGCATCGTCGGGCACCCCGACGTCACCGGAAAACCGGTGCTCGCCGATCTGCGGGTGCGCAAGAAGTCGGTTCCCGTTGTGGTGGCGCTGAACTCCGGCACCGACAGCGCGGCGGCCTTGCGCGAGTTCTACCGCGGGGATCGCCCACCGACCGAGGACGACATCCAGGCGATGGCGGCCCTCATCGACGACACGGGTGCCATCACCTGGACGCGCGAGCGCGCCCGCCACTACATCGCCGAGGCCGAAGCTTCCCTCGCCGCAGTGAACCCACCAGAGGAGATCCGGGCCGCGCTGGCCGATCTCACCCGTTTCGTCGTGGAGCGTGACCGATGACCGACGTGCTGACCCCTGAGGCGACGACGACGCGGGAGCGCGTGCGGCACTCCATCGCGTCCGCGACTCGCCACCTGCTGTCCCTGCAACACGAGGAGGGCTGGTGGAAGGGGGAGCTGGAGACGAACGTGACGATGGAGGCCGAGGATTTGCTCCTCCGGCAGTTCCTCGGGATCGCCGACCCGGTGGTGACCGAGGAGACGGCGAGGTGGATCCGTTCCCGGCAGCGGGAGGACGGCACGTGGGCGACGTTCCACGACGGTCCGGCCGACCTCTCCACGAGCGTCGAGGCGTACACGGCGCTGCGGCTCGCGGGTGATCCGCTCGACGCGGGACACCTTCGCAAGGCGCGCGAGTACATTCTCGACAGCGGCGGTATCGAGGCCACGCGGGTGTTCACGCGGATCTGGCTCGCGCTGTTCGGCCAGTGGCCGTGGCGCAAACTCCCGGTGCTGCCTCCCGAGTTGATGCTGCTGCCCGACTGGTTTCCCCTCAACATCTACGACTGGGCTTGCTGGGCACGGCAGACGGTGGTGCCGTTGACGATCGTCGGTGCCGCGCGACCCACCAGGCAGCTCGGATTCGGTCTCCGGGAGCTGCGCACGGGTGTCGAGCGGGCGGAGTCCGATCCGCTCGTGTCGTGGGCGGGACTGTTCCACCGCCTCGACGCCGTGCTGCACCGCTGGGAGCGGCTGCCGATCAAACCGATGCGGGACACCGCGTTGCAGCGTGCCGAGCAGTGGATTCTCGATCGGCAGGAGGCCGACGGCGGCTGGGGTGGTATCCAGCCACCGTGGGTGTATTCGATCCTCGCGCTGCATCTGCGGGGTTATCCGGTGGACCACCCGGTGATCCGCAAGGCGCTTGACGGGCTGGAGGGTTTCACCGTCCGCGAGCGGACCGCCGAAGGCTGGGTGCGCAGGCTCGAGGCGTGCCAGTCTCCGGTATGGGACACCGCGCTCGCGATGACGGCGTTGCTCGACTCGGGAACACACCCGGACGATCCCGCACTGATCGCGGCGGCCGACTGGATGCTGCGGGAG comes from Saccharomonospora xinjiangensis XJ-54 and encodes:
- a CDS encoding polyprenyl synthetase family protein, translating into MTTTLPSEVSASQSLVRPALREAVDTLEPAMRRIVSYHLGWTDQHGDAVEGGGGKALRPALALLAAQAVRARPEAALAGAVAVELVHNFSLLHDDVMDGDTERRHRPTVWALFGTPAAILAGDALLALAVEVLEATGDLAAGRCLTSAVRRLIEGQTADIDFEGRALVGVEECLRMEDGKTASLMSCAAELGALLGGGDEAGVAALGRFGRNLGMGFQLVDDLLGIVGHPDVTGKPVLADLRVRKKSVPVVVALNSGTDSAAALREFYRGDRPPTEDDIQAMAALIDDTGAITWTRERARHYIAEAEASLAAVNPPEEIRAALADLTRFVVERDR
- the shc gene encoding squalene--hopene cyclase, with translation MTDVLTPEATTTRERVRHSIASATRHLLSLQHEEGWWKGELETNVTMEAEDLLLRQFLGIADPVVTEETARWIRSRQREDGTWATFHDGPADLSTSVEAYTALRLAGDPLDAGHLRKAREYILDSGGIEATRVFTRIWLALFGQWPWRKLPVLPPELMLLPDWFPLNIYDWACWARQTVVPLTIVGAARPTRQLGFGLRELRTGVERAESDPLVSWAGLFHRLDAVLHRWERLPIKPMRDTALQRAEQWILDRQEADGGWGGIQPPWVYSILALHLRGYPVDHPVIRKALDGLEGFTVRERTAEGWVRRLEACQSPVWDTALAMTALLDSGTHPDDPALIAAADWMLREEIRIGGDWQVRRPQLTPSGWAFEFANDHYPDTDDTAEVVLGLRRVRHPEPSRVEAAVQRATEWLLGMQSSDGGWGAFDADNTRALCEKLPFCDFGAVIDPPSADVTAHVVEMLAARGMADCEAARRGVRWLLEAQEADGSWFGRWGANHVYGTGAVVPALVACGVPRDHESVRAAVHWLTAHQNPDGGWGEDLRSYVDPSWVGRGRSTASQTAWALLALLAAGERGAVVRRGVEWLVTTQRPEGGWDEPEFTGTGFPGDFYINYHLYRLVFPLTALGRYLGSGQDAGPD